One Sporomusaceae bacterium ACPt DNA window includes the following coding sequences:
- the gpmI_2 gene encoding 2,3-bisphosphoglycerate-independent phosphoglycerate mutase — protein MSKLSTPIALLILDGWGIGRDDDEFNAIVKAGTPHMKLLTELYPATALTCSGEAVGLPEGQMGNSEVGHLNIGSGRIIYQELTRISKAIRDGGFYTNPVLSQVCEQTKASDGALHLLGLVSDGGVHSHLTHVYALLELAKRHGLDKVYVHAFLDGRDVPPSSAIEYITALENEMAKIGVGKIATVSGRYYAMDRDKRWERTEKAYAALVYRQGVDADNAVTAVEAAYKDGKTDEFVLPTVIRSCGDCGIKANDGVVFFNFRPDRARQLTRALTDAGFDGFERQHGFFPLHFASMTQYDESFDVPVAFPPTRPTNTLGEVFSQAGLTQLRIAETEKYAHVTYFFNGGEEQPFPGEDRLLIPSPKVATYDLKPEMSALEVTDHVINAIKAGKYDLIILNFANGDMVGHTGIMDAAVNAVTTVDTCIGRIVDAMRDQGGITLITADHGNAEVMRNPDTGEPFTAHTTNQVPFIMVSEAHRHSKLRQGILADIAPTVLDLAGIAQPAEMTGKSLLVR, from the coding sequence GTGTCTAAACTCTCAACTCCAATTGCACTCCTTATCCTTGATGGCTGGGGTATTGGCCGCGACGATGACGAGTTTAACGCTATCGTTAAAGCCGGTACCCCGCATATGAAGCTGTTGACAGAGCTGTATCCCGCAACGGCTTTGACCTGCTCAGGCGAAGCTGTCGGCTTGCCGGAAGGACAGATGGGCAACTCTGAAGTAGGCCACCTTAATATTGGCTCAGGCCGTATCATTTATCAGGAACTTACCCGCATCAGTAAAGCAATACGAGATGGCGGCTTCTATACTAATCCGGTACTTAGCCAGGTCTGCGAACAGACCAAAGCGTCAGATGGCGCGCTGCACTTGCTGGGCCTGGTGTCTGACGGCGGTGTGCACAGCCATTTGACCCATGTCTATGCTTTGCTGGAACTGGCAAAACGGCATGGTTTAGACAAGGTATATGTTCATGCCTTTTTGGACGGGCGGGATGTGCCGCCTTCCAGCGCCATCGAATATATCACAGCGCTGGAGAATGAAATGGCCAAAATTGGTGTCGGCAAGATTGCCACTGTTTCCGGGCGGTATTATGCCATGGACCGCGACAAACGCTGGGAGCGTACCGAGAAGGCCTATGCCGCGCTTGTGTACCGCCAGGGTGTTGACGCCGACAACGCTGTCACGGCAGTGGAAGCCGCCTATAAGGATGGCAAGACTGATGAATTTGTTCTGCCGACGGTGATCAGGAGTTGCGGTGACTGCGGCATCAAAGCCAATGACGGTGTTGTGTTTTTCAATTTCCGGCCTGACCGGGCCCGCCAGCTGACCCGGGCGCTCACCGATGCCGGGTTTGATGGGTTTGAGCGGCAACATGGCTTTTTCCCGCTGCACTTTGCCAGCATGACTCAATATGACGAAAGCTTTGACGTGCCGGTAGCGTTTCCGCCAACCCGCCCGACAAATACATTAGGGGAAGTTTTCAGCCAGGCCGGCCTTACTCAGCTCAGAATCGCCGAAACTGAGAAGTATGCTCATGTTACATACTTTTTTAACGGCGGTGAAGAACAGCCTTTCCCGGGGGAAGACCGGCTGCTCATTCCGTCGCCTAAAGTGGCTACCTATGATCTTAAGCCGGAAATGAGCGCCCTGGAAGTCACTGATCATGTGATTAACGCGATCAAAGCCGGCAAATATGACTTGATCATCCTCAACTTCGCCAACGGTGACATGGTCGGACATACCGGAATTATGGATGCTGCCGTTAATGCCGTAACAACTGTTGACACCTGTATCGGCCGTATTGTTGACGCTATGCGCGACCAGGGCGGCATTACTTTGATAACGGCCGACCATGGCAATGCCGAGGTTATGCGTAACCCTGACACCGGCGAGCCGTTTACCGCCCATACTACCAATCAAGTGCCGTTTATCATGGTGTCTGAAGCGCATCGCCACAGCAAACTCCGTCAGGGTATTTTGGCTGACATTGCTCCTACCGTTTTGGACTTGGCCGGCATTGCTCAGCCTGCCGAAATGACCGGAAAAAGCCTGCTTGTGAGATAG
- the rcsC_8 gene encoding Sensor histidine kinase RcsC — protein MEHIQSPNHPEILLVDDTPEHIESAVSVLRDNNFKVRIATKGSTALKLLNQRQPDLILLDVYMPEMDGFEICKIIKNDSNYHSIPIIFLTSSNDEDSIKKGFELGAQDYVVKPFNISELLARVHTHIKLKQQTESLLQANRELDSFCYSVSHDLKAPLLSISKLTEYLAADYSDKLDSDGRELIANIQEKSKEVINIIDHLLEFSRMSEMEMKIESINLEQLFREVYGELIKLEPLRQVQFTIHHLPMIHGDPVMIKLLVLNILSNSLKYTRNRKTAMIEVTSAESGAEYIISVKDNGAGFDMRYSSRLFNVFQRLHSDNEFEGSGVGLAISQKILKRHNGKAWITGVVNEGATFYFSLPKKGIGNVTGNIQRDSCGKLPRRMGK, from the coding sequence TTGGAACACATACAGTCTCCAAATCATCCGGAAATACTTTTGGTAGATGATACACCGGAACATATAGAATCTGCGGTATCCGTGCTTCGTGATAACAATTTCAAAGTCAGAATTGCCACTAAAGGAAGTACGGCTCTAAAATTGCTGAACCAACGCCAGCCTGATTTGATTCTTTTGGATGTATATATGCCTGAGATGGATGGTTTTGAAATTTGTAAAATCATAAAAAACGATAGTAATTATCATAGTATACCGATTATATTTTTAACTTCCAGCAATGACGAAGACAGCATCAAGAAAGGATTTGAACTCGGCGCTCAGGATTACGTGGTCAAACCCTTTAATATTTCGGAACTATTGGCCCGTGTGCACACGCATATCAAACTGAAACAGCAGACGGAATCGTTGCTGCAAGCCAACCGGGAGCTTGACAGTTTTTGTTATTCGGTTTCTCACGATCTCAAAGCTCCTTTGTTGTCAATCAGTAAACTGACCGAGTATCTTGCGGCCGACTATTCCGATAAACTGGATTCTGACGGCCGGGAACTCATCGCCAACATCCAGGAAAAATCAAAAGAAGTCATAAACATCATTGACCACTTGCTTGAATTTTCCCGTATGAGCGAAATGGAAATGAAAATCGAATCAATCAATCTGGAGCAGTTATTCCGGGAAGTATACGGTGAACTTATAAAGTTGGAACCGCTAAGACAAGTGCAATTTACCATTCATCATCTGCCCATGATTCATGGTGACCCTGTAATGATAAAACTCCTTGTTCTAAACATCCTTTCCAACTCGTTAAAATACACGCGCAATCGAAAGACGGCAATGATCGAAGTCACATCGGCAGAAAGCGGCGCCGAATATATCATTTCAGTAAAAGATAACGGCGCAGGATTTGATATGCGCTATTCTTCCCGGCTTTTCAACGTCTTTCAGCGCCTTCATTCCGATAATGAATTTGAAGGATCCGGCGTAGGCCTGGCAATAAGTCAAAAAATCCTAAAAAGGCACAATGGCAAAGCGTGGATCACGGGAGTGGTCAACGAAGGAGCCACTTTCTATTTTAGTTTGCCGAAAAAGGGAATTGGCAATGTTACTGGCAATATTCAACGTGATTCTTGCGGTAAGTTGCCTCGCAGGATGGGCAAATAA
- the tpiA gene encoding Triosephosphate isomerase, with protein sequence MRKPIIAGNWKMHKTAGEGVKLVEELKALTSDVQDAEIVVCPPFTALAAVAGAVAGTNIGLGAQNMHWEDKGAFTGEIAPGMLKDIGCTHVIIGHSERRRYFAETDQTVNNKVKAALKAGLVPIVCVGETLAEREANDTEQVVGVQVKGGLDGLTAGQVAGLVIAYEPVWAIGTGRTASADDANAVCAFIRRTVAGMFGQAGADSVRIQYGGSVKPDNIGELMAKPDIDGALVGGASLEAATFSKLVKFK encoded by the coding sequence ATGCGCAAGCCTATTATTGCCGGCAACTGGAAAATGCATAAAACAGCCGGGGAAGGCGTCAAACTTGTTGAGGAGTTAAAAGCTCTGACAAGTGATGTTCAGGACGCAGAAATTGTTGTATGTCCGCCGTTTACGGCTTTAGCCGCCGTAGCCGGCGCCGTAGCCGGAACCAATATCGGTCTGGGTGCGCAAAATATGCATTGGGAGGATAAAGGCGCCTTTACTGGGGAAATTGCTCCCGGCATGCTTAAGGATATTGGCTGCACTCATGTTATTATCGGTCATTCCGAGCGCCGCCGGTATTTTGCTGAAACTGACCAAACCGTAAATAATAAAGTAAAAGCCGCGTTGAAGGCCGGTCTTGTACCTATTGTCTGCGTAGGCGAAACGCTGGCTGAGCGCGAAGCCAATGACACGGAACAGGTGGTCGGCGTACAAGTCAAAGGCGGCCTTGACGGCCTTACCGCCGGACAAGTTGCCGGCTTGGTGATTGCCTATGAGCCTGTTTGGGCGATTGGCACCGGCCGCACGGCTTCGGCTGATGACGCCAATGCCGTGTGCGCCTTTATCCGCCGTACGGTTGCCGGCATGTTCGGCCAGGCCGGCGCTGACAGTGTGCGTATCCAGTACGGCGGCAGCGTCAAGCCCGACAATATTGGCGAACTTATGGCCAAACCCGATATTGACGGGGCGCTGGTCGGCGGTGCAAGTCTGGAAGCGGCGACATTTAGCAAACTAGTTAAGTTTAAGTAA
- the rnr gene encoding Ribonuclease R, which yields MNLADKILEFMREEAYKPLTAEDLAAELNIRGKELAEFWQVLDKLEENADIIKTRFGKYGVPDRMNLVVGKFSATTKGFGFILPENPEVDDVFIPPDAMGGAMHGDRVVARMHRRHVSGKAVEGEIIRVVARANNKVVGTFEASRNFGFVLPDDRRIGRDIFIPKDEFNGAKTGAKVVVEIVEWPQKQKSAAGRIIEVLGQQGDPGIEILSIIKNYNLSTEFPPEVERAAGRVSTVVSEEDLLGRRDLRELNIVTIDSEDAKDLDDAVYVERLKNGRYLLGVHIADVGHYVRENTPLDNEARARGTSVYLVDRVLPMLPPRLSNGICSLNAGEDRLTLSVHMEIDGRGQVINYEIFPSVIRVKTRLSYNIVRHILAEHDELLRHKYADLVGPLEDMERLCRILRERRLRRGAIDFDFPELKVKLDEEGRPIAIEKRVRSIAESIIEEFMLVANETVAEHMHWLGVPSMFRVHEEPDEEKMARLNVLLNNFGQRLPKTEEIQPMALQKVLSRIAGRPEERIISTVMLRSLKQARYDAENLGHFGLAATYYTHFTSPIRRYPDLIVHRLIRETFSTGDISAKRRQKLSVMLPEIALHSSERERAAAEAERATVDLKKVEYMAQFVGQEFDGIISGVTAFGFFVEITNGVEGLVHVSSLDDDYYQYVEEQYALIGERTSTIYQLGNSVKVIVAKTNPAERTIDFVLSKSAKTLTPVGDSGEKKRFKNSEGRSAAATKSQTGRGKAKKKSVGPEKPKKSKPKK from the coding sequence ATGAACTTAGCTGACAAAATATTGGAGTTTATGCGGGAAGAAGCCTATAAGCCGCTTACTGCCGAGGATTTAGCCGCCGAACTGAACATCCGCGGCAAAGAACTGGCTGAATTTTGGCAGGTACTGGACAAGCTTGAGGAAAATGCGGACATCATTAAAACCCGCTTTGGTAAGTACGGAGTGCCTGACCGCATGAACCTGGTTGTCGGCAAGTTTTCAGCAACAACTAAGGGATTTGGCTTTATTCTGCCGGAGAACCCTGAAGTTGACGATGTCTTTATTCCTCCTGACGCCATGGGCGGCGCTATGCATGGTGACCGCGTGGTTGCGCGTATGCACCGGCGTCATGTTTCCGGCAAAGCTGTTGAAGGTGAGATTATCCGGGTGGTGGCCCGCGCTAACAACAAAGTGGTGGGGACTTTTGAAGCCAGCCGTAACTTTGGTTTTGTCCTGCCTGATGACCGGCGTATCGGTCGCGATATTTTTATTCCTAAAGATGAGTTTAACGGGGCCAAAACCGGCGCAAAGGTTGTTGTTGAAATCGTCGAGTGGCCGCAAAAACAAAAAAGCGCCGCCGGCCGGATTATCGAAGTGCTGGGCCAGCAGGGCGATCCAGGGATTGAAATATTATCAATTATCAAAAACTATAATCTGTCCACTGAGTTTCCGCCTGAAGTCGAACGGGCTGCCGGCCGCGTAAGTACGGTGGTCAGCGAAGAAGATTTATTAGGGCGGCGGGACTTGCGTGAGCTTAATATTGTGACTATTGACAGCGAGGACGCCAAAGACCTGGACGACGCTGTATATGTTGAGCGTCTCAAAAACGGACGTTATCTCCTTGGTGTCCATATTGCCGATGTCGGTCACTATGTGCGGGAAAACACCCCGCTTGATAATGAAGCCAGAGCTCGGGGCACTAGCGTGTATTTAGTGGACAGGGTGTTACCCATGCTGCCGCCCAGGCTGTCAAACGGTATTTGCAGCTTAAATGCGGGTGAAGACCGGTTAACCCTGTCGGTCCATATGGAGATTGACGGGCGCGGCCAGGTGATCAACTATGAAATATTTCCCAGTGTTATCCGGGTTAAAACCAGGCTGTCCTATAACATCGTACGGCATATTTTAGCTGAGCATGATGAATTACTCAGGCACAAGTATGCTGACTTAGTAGGGCCGTTAGAAGATATGGAACGGCTGTGCCGTATATTACGTGAGCGTCGCCTGCGCCGGGGAGCCATTGATTTTGACTTTCCGGAACTTAAAGTAAAACTTGACGAAGAAGGCCGGCCTATTGCTATAGAAAAACGGGTCCGCAGCATTGCTGAATCAATTATCGAAGAGTTTATGCTGGTGGCCAACGAAACCGTGGCTGAGCACATGCACTGGCTGGGCGTGCCGTCAATGTTTAGGGTACATGAAGAACCTGACGAAGAGAAAATGGCCAGACTTAATGTCTTACTCAATAATTTTGGCCAGCGTTTGCCTAAAACCGAGGAAATTCAGCCTATGGCGCTGCAAAAAGTGCTGAGCAGGATTGCCGGCAGACCGGAAGAACGCATCATCAGCACAGTCATGCTGCGTTCCCTCAAACAGGCCCGGTATGATGCCGAAAACCTTGGACACTTTGGTTTGGCAGCGACATATTATACTCATTTCACCTCACCCATCCGCCGCTATCCGGATCTAATTGTTCACCGCCTTATCCGGGAGACTTTTTCCACCGGCGACATCTCAGCCAAGCGCCGCCAGAAGTTGTCGGTCATGCTGCCGGAAATTGCGCTGCATTCATCAGAACGTGAACGGGCGGCGGCCGAAGCCGAACGTGCTACTGTCGACCTGAAAAAAGTCGAATATATGGCGCAATTTGTTGGCCAGGAATTTGACGGCATCATCAGCGGGGTTACGGCTTTTGGCTTCTTTGTTGAGATCACTAACGGCGTTGAGGGTTTAGTCCATGTTTCCAGCCTTGATGACGACTATTACCAATATGTTGAGGAGCAATACGCCCTGATCGGGGAGCGAACCAGTACCATCTATCAACTGGGCAACAGCGTAAAAGTTATTGTTGCTAAAACAAACCCGGCTGAACGCACAATCGACTTTGTATTGTCGAAGTCGGCCAAAACGTTGACGCCTGTTGGCGATTCCGGAGAAAAAAAGCGTTTCAAAAACTCCGAAGGACGAAGCGCTGCTGCCACCAAATCGCAAACCGGCCGGGGAAAAGCCAAAAAGAAATCTGTCGGCCCGGAAAAACCAAAAAAGTCCAAGCCGAAAAAATAA
- the hppA gene encoding K(+)-stimulated pyrophosphate-energized proton pump, which translates to MDLLYIAPLAGLLALAFAAYLMSSVLSESPGNQKMQEISQAIFEGAMAFLNRQYKTLIPFTVVIFLILFYVDGYKLAVSFLVGAICSAIAGYAGMTSTTKSNARTTEAARHSLNKALNVSFRAGAVMGMSVAGLGLLGVSGLYIIFRDPVVINSFAFGASAIAFFARVGGGIYTKAADVGADLVGKVEAGIPEDDPRNPAVIADNVGDNVGDTAGMGADLFESYAATTIAAMLIGNTLYGINGVLFPLLIGAAGIVAAILSTFLVRTSEDGDPQAALNRGIWGTNILVAVASYGLGTMIFGDKGFGITVAIVCGLAVNVLVGAITEYYTSNNKAPTQHIADASQTGPATNVIAGVANGLRSTAIPMVVFAIAIWISFNQAGIYGIAMAAMGMLCTAGMVVAVDSFGPVADNAGGIAEMAELGPEIRKTTDKLDSVGNTTAAIAKGFAIGSAALTALALFTAFGEEIAKNPKLSGLLVNGHLVVNLTEPGVIIGIFLGATLPFLVCAFTMEAVGKAAFEMIGEVRRQFREIPGIMEGTGRPDYASCVDISTKAAIREMMLPGLFAVGTPIIVGFVLGAKALAGFLAGATAAGVLLALFMSNAGGSWDNAKKYIETGKYGGKGTPTHAAAVIGDTVGDPFKDTSGPAMNPLIKVAGTISLIIAPLLFF; encoded by the coding sequence ATGGATTTATTGTACATTGCGCCGTTGGCAGGTCTGCTGGCGCTGGCATTTGCTGCTTATCTAATGTCCAGCGTTTTAAGCGAAAGCCCCGGCAACCAAAAAATGCAGGAGATTTCCCAGGCAATTTTCGAAGGTGCTATGGCCTTCCTCAATCGCCAGTACAAAACTCTTATTCCGTTTACGGTAGTTATCTTTCTTATTTTGTTCTATGTTGATGGTTATAAACTGGCTGTATCCTTCCTGGTTGGCGCTATTTGCTCGGCTATTGCCGGTTATGCGGGCATGACATCAACGACCAAATCAAACGCCCGTACTACTGAAGCCGCCCGTCACAGCCTGAACAAAGCCTTGAATGTGTCTTTCCGCGCCGGCGCGGTAATGGGTATGTCGGTGGCCGGCCTTGGTCTGCTGGGTGTTTCCGGGTTATACATAATCTTTAGAGACCCGGTTGTTATTAACAGCTTTGCTTTTGGTGCCAGCGCCATTGCCTTCTTTGCCCGTGTTGGCGGCGGTATTTATACCAAAGCGGCTGACGTTGGTGCTGACTTGGTAGGTAAAGTAGAAGCAGGCATTCCTGAAGATGATCCCCGCAACCCGGCAGTTATTGCTGACAATGTCGGCGACAACGTCGGCGACACCGCCGGTATGGGTGCCGACCTGTTCGAATCCTATGCTGCTACCACCATTGCTGCTATGCTTATCGGCAATACTCTTTATGGCATTAATGGCGTTCTGTTCCCGCTGTTAATCGGCGCTGCCGGTATTGTTGCCGCCATCTTAAGCACTTTCCTGGTACGTACCTCGGAAGATGGTGATCCGCAAGCTGCTTTAAACCGCGGCATTTGGGGCACCAATATTCTGGTTGCTGTTGCCTCCTATGGTTTAGGCACAATGATTTTCGGTGACAAAGGTTTCGGCATTACTGTTGCCATTGTGTGCGGTCTGGCTGTTAACGTGCTGGTTGGCGCCATTACCGAGTACTATACTTCCAATAATAAAGCTCCTACCCAGCATATTGCCGACGCTTCGCAAACCGGCCCGGCCACCAACGTTATTGCCGGCGTGGCCAACGGTCTGAGAAGTACCGCTATCCCTATGGTTGTGTTCGCTATTGCCATCTGGATTTCGTTTAATCAAGCCGGTATTTACGGTATCGCTATGGCCGCCATGGGCATGCTGTGCACCGCCGGTATGGTCGTAGCTGTTGACTCCTTCGGTCCGGTTGCCGATAACGCCGGTGGTATTGCCGAAATGGCTGAACTAGGTCCGGAAATTCGTAAAACCACCGACAAACTGGACTCTGTCGGTAACACTACCGCCGCTATTGCCAAAGGCTTTGCCATTGGTTCAGCTGCCCTTACCGCCCTGGCCTTGTTTACCGCTTTTGGTGAAGAAATTGCCAAGAACCCCAAACTGTCCGGGCTGCTGGTTAACGGCCATCTGGTTGTCAACCTGACCGAACCGGGTGTAATTATCGGTATCTTCCTTGGTGCTACCCTGCCCTTCCTGGTTTGCGCGTTCACCATGGAAGCCGTAGGTAAAGCCGCGTTTGAAATGATCGGCGAAGTCCGCCGTCAGTTCCGCGAAATTCCCGGCATTATGGAAGGCACCGGACGTCCTGACTATGCCAGCTGCGTAGACATCAGTACTAAGGCTGCCATCCGCGAAATGATGCTGCCCGGTTTGTTTGCCGTAGGCACTCCGATTATTGTTGGTTTTGTCCTTGGCGCCAAAGCTCTGGCCGGTTTCCTGGCCGGCGCTACCGCAGCCGGTGTACTCTTGGCGCTGTTTATGTCTAACGCCGGCGGTTCTTGGGACAACGCCAAGAAGTATATTGAAACCGGAAAATATGGCGGTAAGGGCACTCCGACCCATGCTGCCGCCGTTATCGGCGACACTGTCGGTGACCCGTTCAAAGATACTTCAGGTCCGGCCATGAACCCACTGATTAAAGTAGCCGGAACCATCTCGCTTATCATTGCCCCGCTTCTCTTCTTCTAA
- the eno gene encoding Enolase, translated as MSTIIVDILAREILDSRGNPTVEIDVLLEDGTMGRAAVPSGASTGAYEAVELRDGDKSRYLGKGVLKAVENVNEIIAPEIVGMDALDQIGIDKTMIELDGTPNKAKLGANAILGVSMAVAKAAAAASGLTLYQYLGGVNAKELPVPMMNILNGGKHADNNVDIQEFMILPVGAESFAEALRMGAEIYHSLKKVLAGRKLATAIGDEGGFAPNLASNEEALKVIIEAIEKAGYKPGEQVMLGLDVASTELFKDGKYHLEGEGVVKTSAELVEYYSQLVDKYPIISIEDGMAEDDWDGWKLLTERLGGKIQLVGDDLFVTNVERLNQGIATGTANSILVKVNQIGTLTETFDTIEMAKRAGYTCIISHRSGETEDATIADIAVAVNAGQIKTGAPARTDRVAKYNQLLRIEEQLGDLAQYRGRKVFYNLR; from the coding sequence ATGTCTACAATTATAGTTGATATTCTAGCCAGAGAGATTTTGGATTCCCGCGGCAACCCTACTGTAGAGATTGATGTATTATTAGAAGACGGCACCATGGGCCGGGCTGCCGTGCCTTCAGGTGCGTCCACCGGCGCTTATGAGGCTGTTGAACTTCGCGACGGGGACAAGAGCCGCTACCTTGGCAAGGGTGTGCTGAAAGCCGTAGAAAATGTCAACGAAATTATTGCCCCGGAAATTGTCGGTATGGACGCTCTTGACCAAATCGGCATTGATAAGACCATGATTGAGCTTGACGGCACCCCTAACAAAGCCAAGTTAGGCGCTAACGCCATTTTAGGCGTATCCATGGCTGTCGCCAAAGCTGCCGCTGCGGCCTCAGGTCTGACACTGTACCAGTATTTGGGCGGCGTAAACGCCAAAGAACTGCCAGTTCCGATGATGAACATATTAAACGGTGGCAAACACGCCGACAATAACGTCGATATTCAAGAGTTCATGATTCTGCCGGTAGGCGCCGAAAGCTTCGCCGAAGCCCTGCGTATGGGCGCTGAAATTTATCATAGCCTTAAAAAAGTGCTTGCTGGCCGCAAGCTGGCTACTGCGATCGGGGACGAAGGCGGTTTTGCTCCCAATCTGGCGTCCAATGAAGAGGCGCTCAAAGTTATCATTGAAGCCATTGAAAAAGCCGGTTACAAGCCGGGCGAACAAGTCATGCTGGGCCTTGATGTTGCTTCGACTGAATTGTTTAAAGACGGAAAATACCATCTGGAAGGCGAAGGCGTTGTGAAAACTTCGGCCGAATTGGTGGAATACTATAGTCAACTTGTTGACAAATATCCGATTATTTCGATTGAAGACGGCATGGCCGAAGACGATTGGGATGGCTGGAAACTTCTGACCGAGCGCCTGGGCGGCAAAATTCAACTGGTCGGTGACGACCTGTTTGTTACCAATGTTGAACGTTTAAATCAAGGTATTGCCACCGGAACAGCTAACTCCATTCTGGTAAAAGTAAACCAAATCGGCACATTAACGGAAACTTTTGACACCATCGAAATGGCTAAACGCGCCGGTTATACCTGCATCATCTCCCATCGTTCCGGTGAGACCGAGGATGCCACGATTGCCGATATTGCTGTGGCCGTTAACGCCGGTCAAATCAAAACCGGCGCCCCGGCCCGCACTGACCGTGTGGCCAAGTATAACCAACTGCTCCGGATTGAAGAACAATTGGGCGACCTGGCTCAATACCGCGGACGCAAAGTATTCTATAACTTAAGGTAG
- the smpB gene encoding SsrA-binding protein translates to MSKESGIKIAAENRKARHDYHIHETYEAGIVLTGTEVKSLRAGKANLKDAYARIENAEVMLHNLHISPYEQGNRFNHEPLRTRKLLLHRYEINKLIGKTKEKGYTLVPMKLYFTRGKVKVELGLASGKHTYDKRQDIAERDAKRDMERALRDRQKG, encoded by the coding sequence GTGAGTAAGGAATCAGGCATAAAAATAGCGGCGGAAAACCGGAAAGCCCGCCACGATTATCATATTCACGAAACATATGAGGCCGGAATAGTGCTGACCGGTACTGAGGTAAAATCGCTCCGGGCCGGCAAGGCCAACTTAAAGGACGCGTACGCCCGGATTGAAAACGCCGAAGTAATGCTGCATAATTTGCACATTAGTCCCTACGAGCAAGGCAACCGCTTTAACCATGAACCGCTCAGAACTCGTAAACTATTGCTGCACCGTTATGAAATTAATAAATTAATTGGGAAAACCAAAGAAAAGGGCTACACATTGGTGCCGATGAAACTGTATTTCACCAGAGGCAAGGTCAAGGTTGAACTGGGACTGGCCAGTGGTAAGCATACATATGATAAGCGCCAGGACATTGCTGAGCGTGATGCTAAGCGCGATATGGAACGGGCCTTGCGTGATCGCCAAAAAGGATGA
- the est gene encoding Carboxylesterase codes for MPGAEPFFLPGGEKGVLLVHGFTGSPSEMRLLGEYLNNLGYTVLAPRLPGHGITPEEMAKTVWPHWYGSVEDGYHFLTGVCSNIAAVGLSMGGLLTLKLGSEYPLSKLAVLSTPIYIANKRLKLLPVYRMFTNYVSKQRRRLPETGQLYSVSYDVTPLNSLASLLELIKHVDKLLPAITIPALVIQSKKEHTVKPESAQYIYDKLGSQEKQLVWLNKSGHIITLDMERDYVFQEISRFLT; via the coding sequence ATGCCGGGAGCCGAGCCTTTTTTTCTGCCAGGTGGTGAAAAGGGAGTATTGCTGGTACATGGTTTTACCGGTTCACCGTCTGAGATGCGCCTGCTGGGAGAGTACCTGAATAACCTGGGCTATACCGTGTTAGCGCCACGCCTGCCCGGACATGGCATTACACCGGAAGAAATGGCCAAGACAGTATGGCCGCACTGGTATGGCAGCGTCGAAGACGGCTACCATTTCCTGACAGGAGTATGCAGTAATATTGCGGCAGTCGGTTTGTCTATGGGAGGGCTGCTGACACTTAAGCTTGGCAGTGAGTATCCGCTGAGTAAGCTGGCCGTACTTAGCACCCCGATATATATTGCGAATAAGCGTCTTAAACTGTTGCCGGTTTACCGTATGTTCACCAACTATGTTTCCAAACAAAGGCGCCGGTTGCCGGAAACCGGCCAGTTATACTCTGTAAGTTATGATGTCACTCCGCTCAACAGTTTGGCCAGCCTGCTTGAATTAATAAAACATGTTGATAAACTTTTGCCGGCAATAACCATACCGGCGCTGGTAATTCAATCCAAAAAAGAGCATACTGTCAAACCCGAGAGTGCCCAGTATATTTATGATAAATTGGGCAGCCAAGAGAAGCAGCTTGTCTGGCTTAACAAGTCAGGCCATATTATTACACTTGATATGGAACGTGATTATGTATTTCAGGAGATTAGCCGGTTTTTAACTTAA
- the secG gene encoding putative protein-export membrane protein SecG — translation MTTGLMVLDGVLAVALIVVVVLQSGKSAGLSGSIAGGAEAIFGGKRKGIDEFLAKATIFIAAVFGLVTMSLVKLMQ, via the coding sequence GTGACAACAGGGCTGATGGTGTTGGATGGAGTGCTCGCAGTTGCCCTAATTGTAGTCGTAGTACTGCAGTCAGGCAAGAGCGCCGGTTTGTCAGGTTCTATTGCTGGTGGCGCCGAAGCTATATTCGGAGGCAAACGCAAGGGGATTGATGAATTTTTGGCAAAAGCAACAATTTTTATTGCTGCGGTGTTTGGACTGGTTACCATGTCTTTAGTCAAATTGATGCAGTAG